ttaaTGATGAGGTAGAGCTATGCAGGGAGGATGGATGAGTAATGAGTAACATATTCTGTGTGTGCTTGAAACTGATGATTTGATGGTTCTCTCTCTGTGTTTCTTTCAGGAACCCTTTGTTAATATCCCTGACGAGGTAATCCGAGAAGCATTACAAGTACTTCTAGGTAGGTACACCTTCTATAGTATAGTCTCCCTTAAAAACATCTTTACATTGAGCCTAATGTGTTTGATCATCTAATCATATAAGTTtgtctttgccttttttttaaCTAGATACTAAGAATCATCCTGTGTTAATTCATTGCAAAAGTGGCAAGGTAAACTGAGACATACCTCCTCTGGTTTAACACTAGTCATGATATGTATGATCGAAAAGGATCCTTACATATCTTGTTTCTCTCGGTTGCAGCATCGGACAGGGTGTCTAGTAGGTTGTGTGAGGAAGATTCAGAGATGGTGTTTGTCTTCCATCTTCGATGAGTACCAGAGATTCGCAGCTGCCAAAGCTAGAATCTCAGACCAGAGGTTCATGGAGCTCTTTGACATCTCCAATCTAAAGCATTCACCACTCTCCTTCTCTTGTTCCAAGAGGCATGCATACTCATACTGATTACTAACAACTTTATGTGTCCGAATCCCATTAAAAAGAATTAAGTAGTAGTAGTTCTTTTTAGTAGTTAGACTTTGCATCATTcaataaaatacataataaaaccgccaaattaaacatataaatattatacgGGTTTTCTCCTTTTCAATGCTACCATATAGAACAAGTTTGTCATAAATTTTTGTATTCAGCTTAAAAATTCgaacctttttatttatattgaatTGGCAGATTCCAAGTTAACAGATTAGCATGCCAAATTAACGTGGTTAGTGgaagatttaaaatttaaaaggaaacgttttaccaaaatttttgtgttattggtcaaatttgtgttaatttcaaatttaaagatACTAATAATATAGTAATGAATGCAATCGTAATTCGGAAGTAActgataagaacaaaaaaaagctttaaaaaccCTGCGAGACACGACTTCCGAATccattcttatttatttttctcttattaGTTCTTTTCTATTCTTCTTTCAAAACCTCTGCGTATCTGAGTCGTAATGAGCCAACAACTCAGTGTAGAAACTAGTCAGTCCCAGCCCGAGACGCCACAGTCAACGACATTTCTTGATTTGCTACGACTCCAGATGGACGGTCTCGATCGAACCAGAAGAAGGAAACGAACACTAAAGGAACGGCTAGGATTCAAACGAATCGGATGCTGTGGTCCAACCTGGGGTCTCCGGTTAACAACCAGTACTACTAACACTCGCGAAGACGACGAACCGTTCGATAACCGGCTCGTTTCCGGTTCAAATCATGGACCGGTTCAGTTAAACCAAGGTATGAATCTCGCAGCAGCGTTAGCAGCGGAGAGAAATTACCGAACGGAGGAAACGGTAGCGTCATCATCAGGGAGTTTGACGCCGTTAAGAGTTTCGTTAATGAGATTGTTAGAGGAAACGGCGGAGAGAGTCGTCGTTGAAGGGAATGAAACGGCGTCATCGTCATCGAAGGTcagaggtggtggtggtggtaatgaTTCGATGTGCTGCGTGTGCATGGGAAGGAAGAAAGGAGCAGCGTTAATCCCATGTGGACACACTTTTTGCAGAGTGTGTTCTCGAGAGGTGTGGCTTAATCGAGGTTCGTGTCCCCTTTGTAACCGTCCGATCATCGAGATCCTCGACATTTATTGATTTTACTGTATCCTACGGCTCATAATACTACTATTAGTCCCGTTGCACGTGACTCACCTCACTGATGTTTGTGTTGCCTAGAGATTCACGTGTGTGTGTGCTacatatgaaatttaattacGCTTATTGGAAACtggagtattattatttttagttatttacttATGGGCCTGTTCTTTACCAAAACCcccaattcaaatttacaataaaGGCCCATTTAGCTTTGGTTCAATCGCACATTAATTTTAGAACCGTAAACGCGGTAAGGACAGCGACTGAAAACGGTGttcttagatatttttttttgcactgGAGCTCCATCTCGACCGTCCACAAAACTGGCGATCACGAAGATCAACATAAAAACGGCCAAACAAGTATAGTACACGTCCGAAGGTTCTAGACACATCATGCCATTTGCATGGCGTTTCTATACCTAGAAATAACCCAAACCAAATTCTCCCCCACACGAATAGTGGGACAAATtatccaaatttgtttttaaaaattatttaagaaaaataaaaacttccacaaattttttttgcatttttttttcataaagttGGCAAATTTCGAAATCAGTAACTGTTCGATTCGCAATTGATGATCTTAAACCATTCACGTGTCACAATGCCCTTGTTTTATTAAAGACAATACCTATTATATCCTTTGTGTCTTGACTTTGTATGTTTCATAACTTCATAAGATATTATGAAATAAGGGTATATACGTCATTACAATCCAGCTCAACGGTTATAAAACGCGTTTTGTAATTTCCTAATATTGTGAGGTTTGAGTTTGTTCTTGTGAAGAAATAGCaaaatcagcaaaaaaaaaaaaaaaaaNNNNNNNNNNNNNNNNNNNNNNNNNNNNNNNNNNNNNNNNNNNNNNNNNNNNNNNNNNNNNNNNNNNNNNNNNNNNNNNNNNNNNNNNNNNNNNNNNNNNNNN
The genomic region above belongs to Camelina sativa cultivar DH55 unplaced genomic scaffold, Cs unpScaffold00511, whole genome shotgun sequence and contains:
- the LOC104773278 gene encoding probable tyrosine-protein phosphatase At1g05000, which produces MTLESYAGDVHTVPQSENSTEDRGGGGELFVPPLNFAMVDNGIFRSGFPEPVSFSFLQSLRLRSIIYLCPEAYPEVNIEFAKSNGIQVFQFGIERCKEPFVNIPDEVIREALQVLLDTKNHPVLIHCKSGKHRTGCLVGCVRKIQRWCLSSIFDEYQRFAAAKARISDQRFMELFDISNLKHSPLSFSCSKRHAYSY
- the LOC104773279 gene encoding death-associated inhibitor of apoptosis 1-like is translated as MSQQLSVETSQSQPETPQSTTFLDLLRLQMDGLDRTRRRKRTLKERLGFKRIGCCGPTWGLRLTTSTTNTREDDEPFDNRLVSGSNHGPVQLNQGMNLAAALAAERNYRTEETVASSSGSLTPLRVSLMRLLEETAERVVVEGNETASSSSKVRGGGGGNDSMCCVCMGRKKGAALIPCGHTFCRVCSREVWLNRGSCPLCNRPIIEILDIY